A portion of the Stella humosa genome contains these proteins:
- a CDS encoding type II secretion system protein produces the protein MDRDGHLKFYDCVLDDTCLSLIEQTAFYLSAIILSSILLGACITYVWLRWPKRPLPPSTTGDTPGPTAGNIFFMLFGAVAVVGLLGSAVMSNIKGPMRSMSTVTLRNEASTDLMAASQLLVSQARTSQTGDCDSDGFIEPLPWRAPNVGQGTPAGGGLIPLQVGAAVADPWKNDYGYCVWDHGDTTVADDVVDCGGSGAARLGGTELPTQPVLVVISSGPDRVFQTTCNAWLDANDDDIPDVPLIDKPPGSDDMVRPAIYGEAILAGGGGSGQLQSHPDEACTPAAIGLMRFEMGTVQVCTDTGWVEVGGVVSASGNFNPVTNAVLGSEHTSNEISFAGFNGNRTVSVDGGAVILVNGVEIGATASIAAGDMISVKGTAAPTPETDRTYTLTLGSIVRPWLITTRDAAPAALTITPTPQSGMNVTGPGAPAYGDVVSFLVQNTGEIETTLFSAILSNVTNFEFYSGGGYVGDDCAGKTLAKDETCVIDVRPKATVDGALASTLTVADGTINAVANLSGTAAGWQDTTPNAFNFTDLTNQALTTLLTSNILQISGIDGNVTVSIAGQGSPQFRICSNGTCSSVVTDWTSGPATIQNNQRLQLRLTSGSFSTSHVATVTVGTYAEDWSVSTGASVSWTSAGSHSFVVPAGVTSINVKAWGARGGNSGGYGGYTGGNIAVTPGETLTVIVSGGGVWTGGSSGSGGDGGGDAKGADGGAGGGASGLRRGEPIC, from the coding sequence ATGGATCGGGACGGGCACTTAAAATTCTACGACTGCGTATTGGATGACACCTGCCTTTCCCTGATCGAGCAAACAGCCTTTTACCTGTCTGCAATCATTCTATCGAGCATCCTGCTCGGCGCCTGCATCACCTATGTCTGGCTGCGCTGGCCCAAGCGGCCACTACCGCCGTCGACGACCGGCGACACGCCAGGCCCAACCGCCGGCAACATCTTCTTCATGCTCTTCGGCGCGGTCGCAGTCGTCGGGCTTCTCGGCTCGGCCGTGATGAGCAATATCAAGGGGCCGATGCGCAGCATGTCCACGGTGACGCTGCGCAACGAGGCCAGCACCGACCTGATGGCGGCCTCGCAGCTTCTGGTCAGCCAGGCACGCACATCCCAGACGGGCGATTGCGACAGCGACGGATTCATTGAGCCCCTGCCATGGCGGGCGCCCAATGTCGGACAAGGCACCCCGGCCGGCGGCGGTCTGATCCCGCTTCAGGTCGGCGCGGCGGTCGCCGATCCCTGGAAGAACGACTACGGCTATTGCGTCTGGGATCACGGCGACACGACGGTCGCGGACGACGTAGTCGACTGCGGCGGCAGCGGTGCCGCGCGGCTTGGCGGAACGGAGCTTCCGACGCAACCGGTGCTGGTCGTCATCAGCAGCGGGCCGGATCGGGTGTTTCAAACCACCTGCAACGCCTGGCTCGACGCCAACGACGACGATATCCCCGACGTGCCGCTGATCGACAAGCCGCCTGGCAGCGACGACATGGTGCGGCCGGCGATCTACGGGGAGGCGATCCTTGCGGGCGGTGGCGGCTCGGGGCAGTTGCAGTCCCATCCGGACGAAGCCTGCACCCCCGCCGCCATCGGCCTCATGCGCTTTGAGATGGGCACGGTGCAGGTTTGCACCGACACGGGATGGGTAGAGGTCGGCGGCGTCGTCTCCGCCTCGGGCAACTTTAACCCGGTCACCAACGCCGTGCTCGGCAGCGAGCATACCTCCAACGAAATCTCCTTCGCCGGGTTCAACGGCAACCGGACGGTGAGCGTCGATGGCGGCGCGGTCATCCTGGTCAACGGCGTCGAGATCGGTGCCACGGCGTCGATCGCCGCCGGCGACATGATCTCGGTGAAGGGCACCGCTGCGCCCACCCCGGAAACCGACCGGACCTATACCCTGACCCTCGGGTCCATCGTCCGGCCGTGGCTCATCACCACCCGCGACGCTGCGCCGGCGGCCCTCACCATCACGCCCACACCGCAATCCGGCATGAACGTGACCGGCCCTGGCGCCCCGGCCTATGGCGATGTCGTCAGCTTCCTCGTCCAGAACACCGGCGAGATTGAAACCACGCTGTTCTCAGCGATCCTGTCCAACGTCACCAATTTCGAGTTCTACAGCGGCGGTGGCTATGTCGGGGACGACTGCGCTGGCAAGACACTGGCGAAGGACGAGACCTGCGTCATCGACGTGCGGCCCAAGGCGACAGTGGATGGCGCCTTGGCCAGCACCCTCACTGTGGCGGACGGAACGATCAACGCCGTTGCCAACCTCTCCGGCACCGCCGCCGGCTGGCAGGATACGACACCGAACGCCTTCAACTTCACCGACTTGACGAACCAGGCGCTAACGACACTCCTTACCTCGAACATCCTCCAGATCAGCGGCATCGACGGCAACGTCACCGTCTCGATTGCGGGCCAGGGCAGCCCCCAGTTTCGCATTTGCAGCAACGGCACCTGTTCGTCTGTCGTGACCGATTGGACCTCCGGCCCGGCGACGATCCAGAACAACCAACGGCTCCAGCTTCGCCTGACGAGCGGTTCCTTCAGCACCTCGCATGTCGCCACCGTCACGGTCGGCACCTACGCCGAGGATTGGAGCGTCAGCACCGGCGCATCCGTCTCATGGACGAGCGCCGGTTCGCACAGCTTCGTCGTCCCGGCCGGCGTCACCTCGATCAACGTAAAAGCGTGGGGTGCTAGAGGAGGCAACAGCGGCGGCTATGGCGGATACACTGGCGGAAATATCGCCGTCACGCCCGGCGAAACCCTGACGGTCATCGTCAGTGGCGGCGGGGTATGGACGGGCGGGAGCAGCGGGAGCGGCGGAGATGGCGGGGGCGATGCCAAAGGCGCCGACGGCGGTGCGGGCGGTGGCGCCTCCGGCCTGCGCCGAGGGGAACCAATCTGTTGA
- a CDS encoding recombinase family protein, with product MKIGYARVSTEEQNLDLQREALESAGCAEIFEDKVSGARRVIRTGLAAAVDRCGEGDVLVAWKLDRLGRSLFDLVELAETLTAKGAGMKVLTGQGASIDTTRAEGRLIFGIFAALAEFERELIRERTKAGMAAARRRGVKFGRPAKLTAHQLAHARSLIDRGEETRASAAVLLGVDVSTLRRALRR from the coding sequence ATGAAAATCGGCTACGCACGGGTATCTACGGAAGAACAGAACCTGGACCTTCAACGCGAGGCGCTGGAGAGCGCCGGTTGCGCCGAAATATTCGAAGACAAAGTGTCCGGCGCGCGCCGTGTGATCCGAACGGGTTTGGCTGCTGCCGTGGACCGCTGCGGCGAGGGCGATGTCCTGGTTGCCTGGAAGTTGGATCGCCTTGGACGCAGCCTGTTCGACCTTGTCGAGTTGGCCGAGACGCTGACGGCGAAAGGCGCCGGGATGAAGGTGCTGACCGGGCAGGGGGCGAGCATCGATACGACGCGGGCCGAGGGACGCCTGATATTCGGCATATTCGCCGCGCTGGCGGAGTTCGAGCGAGAATTGATCCGCGAACGCACGAAGGCGGGGATGGCGGCAGCCCGTCGGCGCGGTGTCAAGTTCGGGCGGCCGGCGAAGCTTACCGCTCACCAGCTCGCCCACGCGCGCAGCCTCATCGATCGTGGTGAGGAAACCCGGGCCAGCGCCGCTGTGCTGCTTGGCGTCGATGTCTCGACGCTGAGACGGGCGCTTCGAAGGTGA
- a CDS encoding recombinase family protein, whose product MKKIGYLRVSTIEQRPDRQIIGLEPLCDELHIERLSAVSRRRPVYEEVLALLVPGDALVVWDLDRAFRSVIDALTEIDRLRSRGVELQIANLQVDTTSPAGMLVYTVMSAFAEFERRTLAQRTREGLAAARLRGARLGRPPKLDADQLAYANRRLAQADVTITSVAKELGIAPWTLTRSMRREEARNC is encoded by the coding sequence ATGAAGAAAATAGGATATCTGCGAGTCTCTACGATCGAGCAACGGCCCGACCGCCAGATCATCGGCCTGGAGCCGCTCTGCGATGAACTGCATATCGAACGGCTGTCCGCCGTCAGCCGGCGGAGGCCCGTCTACGAGGAAGTTTTGGCCCTTCTCGTACCGGGCGACGCTCTGGTCGTCTGGGATCTGGATCGCGCGTTCCGGTCGGTGATCGACGCTCTGACGGAGATTGATAGGCTGCGCTCGCGCGGGGTCGAACTCCAGATCGCCAACCTCCAAGTCGACACCACCAGTCCCGCCGGCATGCTGGTCTATACGGTCATGTCAGCGTTTGCGGAGTTCGAGCGGCGAACGCTGGCCCAACGGACGCGCGAAGGACTGGCGGCGGCTCGCCTGCGAGGCGCCAGGCTCGGCCGACCGCCCAAGCTGGATGCCGATCAGTTGGCCTATGCCAACCGGCGGTTGGCACAGGCCGATGTGACCATCACCAGTGTTGCCAAGGAGCTGGGCATCGCGCCCTGGACATTGACCCGGTCGATGCGGCGGGAAGAAGCCCGCAACTGCTGA
- a CDS encoding DUF2321 domain-containing protein, which produces MAEDSPGLLSKYCGQCGAATILKCPSCQAGIRGYFYVPGVISISEYHPPSFCFSCGSAFPWTASRLRAAEDLVDEMDELSDDEKRTLKQSVAEMTRDTSATELASVRYKKLLGKAGKGIGTALNSVTVSVITEAAKRLLL; this is translated from the coding sequence ATGGCGGAGGATAGTCCTGGCCTTTTGTCTAAATATTGCGGGCAGTGTGGCGCCGCCACAATTCTCAAATGCCCATCCTGCCAAGCAGGTATCCGTGGCTATTTTTACGTTCCGGGTGTGATCAGTATCAGTGAATACCATCCACCGAGCTTCTGCTTTAGCTGCGGCTCGGCGTTTCCATGGACCGCGAGCCGTCTTCGCGCTGCCGAGGATCTCGTGGATGAGATGGATGAGCTGTCCGATGACGAGAAACGGACCCTGAAGCAATCGGTCGCGGAGATGACCCGAGATACGTCGGCAACGGAACTGGCTAGCGTTCGCTACAAAAAGCTCTTGGGCAAGGCGGGAAAAGGCATCGGGACTGCACTCAATTCCGTCACGGTGTCCGTCATTACCGAGGCCGCCAAGAGGCTGCTGCTATGA
- a CDS encoding helix-turn-helix domain-containing protein, protein MNRNPHIGESFESFLRDEGIYDEVTATAIKRTIALQIAHEMTTQKISKSEMARRMKTSATQLARLLDPQNDRVQLDTLVKAASAVGKNLAVSLV, encoded by the coding sequence ATGAATAGGAACCCGCATATCGGCGAGAGCTTCGAGAGCTTTCTGCGCGACGAAGGCATCTACGACGAGGTCACGGCGACGGCGATCAAGCGCACTATCGCGCTCCAGATCGCGCACGAGATGACGACGCAAAAGATCTCGAAGTCGGAGATGGCGCGCCGGATGAAGACCAGCGCGACCCAGCTCGCCCGCCTGCTCGACCCGCAGAACGACCGCGTTCAGCTGGACACGCTCGTGAAGGCTGCCTCGGCAGTCGGAAAGAATCTGGCCGTCAGTCTCGTTTAG
- a CDS encoding type II toxin-antitoxin system RelE/ParE family toxin — MELEPEDRKAIGEDIATLEFCWPVGMPKCAPMKGIKGLYEIRSNISSGRIARVFFVLVGSRMVLLHGFVKKTQKTPDKELKLAATRMKEVQRHE, encoded by the coding sequence ATGGAGTTGGAGCCGGAGGATCGCAAGGCGATCGGCGAGGACATCGCGACCCTGGAGTTCTGCTGGCCGGTGGGCATGCCCAAATGCGCGCCCATGAAGGGGATCAAGGGGCTCTACGAGATCCGCTCGAACATTTCGTCGGGCCGGATCGCCCGGGTGTTCTTCGTGCTGGTGGGGAGCCGGATGGTCCTGCTGCACGGCTTCGTGAAGAAGACGCAGAAGACGCCTGACAAGGAATTGAAACTGGCAGCAACCCGCATGAAGGAGGTGCAGCGCCATGAATAG